One window from the genome of Thermococcus siculi encodes:
- a CDS encoding right-handed parallel beta-helix repeat-containing protein, producing the protein MRTKPLAAVLLFLVLAGFPALQRMVHAETGSEPVEIDSCTLINQSGYYVLSGDIITGDSYKPYECIRITASDVVLDGGGHRIVGWSGHGSRAVYVYNATATLENVTVRNLVISDWTHGIYYKNVRGGRIEENAITGTYGSGVFLDNSSSIIVINNDVSSNYVYGIFLISSTNSSVTNNTANSNHDGIGLENSTENLISRNTVNSNTNRGIVLSHSTRNVVMGNSLSENLHGGVSIYSSGNNTVSRNRVSSNGQMGIWLMSSSGNEISRNNVTSNDDTGIYLDSSCHNMVILNDVSGDDVNGIALWSHSSYNTIANNTVRDEPQSAIVIDSSSHNTLSGNSIFSSQYGILMSFGRDNLITLNNLSSNDYGVYFSLSENNTIYNNYFDNVHNAVDDKNNRWNVEKTPGENIIGGPCLGGNYWSDYRGRDTDGDGLGDTQVPYRSEGGIAHGGDYLPLVLPTENATQACTTTPVQTTTTTASTTTQPPSSTTTQSTATSGTTTTTESPSPTSPITTTSTPSLTTDTTTSEKSGTSTENPTEGESGGTVCGPAAMTTLVLLVVIAEKKRH; encoded by the coding sequence ATGAGAACAAAGCCCCTGGCTGCCGTTCTCCTCTTTCTTGTTCTTGCGGGATTTCCGGCCCTTCAGAGGATGGTTCATGCTGAGACAGGTTCTGAGCCCGTGGAAATAGACTCGTGTACCCTGATCAATCAGTCGGGTTATTACGTCCTCTCCGGTGACATAATTACCGGAGACTCATACAAACCCTACGAGTGCATCAGGATAACCGCCAGTGATGTCGTTCTCGATGGTGGTGGACACAGGATCGTTGGCTGGAGCGGGCACGGTTCCCGGGCAGTCTATGTCTACAACGCCACTGCAACTCTGGAGAACGTAACCGTCAGGAACCTCGTGATTTCGGACTGGACCCACGGGATATACTACAAGAACGTCCGGGGCGGAAGGATAGAAGAAAACGCCATAACCGGAACCTACGGTTCGGGGGTGTTCCTGGACAACTCGAGCAGCATCATCGTAATCAACAACGACGTCAGCTCCAACTACGTCTACGGAATATTTCTCATCTCCTCAACCAATAGCAGTGTAACGAACAACACCGCAAACTCCAATCACGACGGCATAGGGCTTGAGAACTCCACGGAAAACCTGATTTCGAGGAATACCGTGAACTCGAACACGAATCGCGGCATCGTCCTTTCCCATTCCACACGGAACGTCGTGATGGGGAACAGCCTCAGCGAAAATCTTCATGGTGGCGTTTCCATCTACTCCTCCGGCAACAACACCGTAAGCAGAAACAGGGTCTCATCAAACGGGCAGATGGGCATCTGGCTCATGTCGTCCAGCGGAAACGAAATCTCACGCAACAACGTCACGTCAAACGATGATACTGGAATCTATCTCGATTCATCGTGTCACAACATGGTAATCCTCAACGATGTTAGCGGAGACGACGTCAATGGAATCGCCCTCTGGTCCCACAGCAGTTACAACACCATAGCCAACAACACGGTAAGGGACGAGCCACAAAGTGCGATCGTGATAGACTCCTCCTCCCACAACACGCTCTCGGGCAACTCGATTTTCTCCAGTCAATACGGGATTCTGATGTCCTTTGGTAGGGACAACCTAATAACCCTCAACAACTTGAGTTCCAACGACTATGGGGTTTACTTCTCCCTTTCAGAGAACAACACGATATACAACAACTACTTCGATAACGTCCACAACGCCGTTGACGATAAAAACAACCGCTGGAACGTTGAGAAAACCCCTGGAGAGAACATTATAGGTGGGCCGTGCCTCGGAGGAAACTACTGGAGTGACTACAGGGGAAGAGACACCGACGGTGACGGCCTCGGGGACACCCAAGTTCCCTACCGCTCCGAAGGGGGAATAGCCCACGGCGGGGACTACCTGCCCCTCGTACTTCCAACTGAGAACGCCACGCAAGCGTGCACCACTACTCCAGTCCAAACTACAACCACAACAGCCTCCACAACAACCCAGCCACCCTCAAGCACTACCACGCAATCAACGGCGACATCGGGGACGACAACAACCACCGAAAGCCCATCGCCGACGTCTCCCATAACCACGACCTCAACCCCATCTCTCACCACAGACACGACAACTTCGGAAAAATCTGGTACGAGTACGGAGAACCCCACCGAGGGCGAATCCGGTGGAACGGTCTGCGGTCCGGCCGCGATGACAACACTGGTGCTGCTGGTCGTCATTGCGGAGAAAAAACGTCATTAA
- a CDS encoding thiamine-phosphate kinase, with translation MGISVERDIIKLFMRHLKKQGDLPLGDDAGAIKVGGEWLVATNDMLVRRTDVPDIMTPEQVGFKAVTMNVSDVAAMGAKPIGFLFSLGVPEDMESGYLEGVAEGIGRALEFYDVPVLSADTNEADDLIIDGIALGRTRRLLTRSGARPGELVCVTGDIGRALAGLLVWKNGLEVPAKVRGALYEKLLEPRARVEEGSKLSEVASAAIDISDGLSKELHLLSEMSGVGIEVEAERLPIREEVLEVAEITGMKPVDIALASGEEFEIVFTIPEDTLETLEIECTPIGRTFKGGGTYVTTKGKRQRMPLMGWEHLNRGVKEKNWAFLR, from the coding sequence ATGGGGATAAGCGTGGAGAGGGACATCATCAAGCTCTTCATGAGACACCTCAAAAAGCAGGGAGACCTCCCCCTCGGCGACGATGCAGGGGCCATTAAGGTTGGGGGCGAGTGGCTCGTCGCGACGAACGACATGCTGGTGAGGAGGACGGACGTTCCGGACATAATGACGCCTGAGCAGGTCGGATTTAAGGCGGTCACCATGAACGTGAGCGACGTGGCGGCGATGGGGGCGAAACCCATCGGTTTCCTCTTCTCCCTCGGTGTCCCAGAGGACATGGAGAGCGGTTATCTTGAGGGGGTCGCCGAGGGTATTGGGAGGGCACTGGAGTTCTACGATGTTCCAGTTCTAAGCGCGGATACGAACGAGGCGGACGATTTGATCATAGATGGAATCGCCCTTGGGAGAACCCGGAGACTCCTCACCCGCTCAGGGGCGAGACCGGGCGAGCTGGTGTGCGTTACGGGCGATATAGGAAGGGCCCTGGCCGGTCTGCTGGTGTGGAAGAACGGCCTTGAGGTTCCGGCCAAGGTTAGGGGTGCCCTCTACGAGAAACTACTGGAACCGAGGGCGAGGGTTGAGGAAGGTTCCAAACTGAGCGAGGTTGCCAGCGCGGCCATAGATATAAGCGACGGCCTGAGCAAGGAGTTGCATCTACTATCGGAGATGAGCGGGGTGGGTATCGAAGTGGAAGCCGAAAGACTTCCCATCAGGGAGGAGGTCTTAGAGGTGGCTGAAATCACTGGGATGAAACCGGTTGATATCGCCCTCGCCAGCGGTGAGGAGTTTGAGATAGTATTTACAATCCCCGAGGATACCCTTGAAACGCTGGAGATTGAGTGCACCCCCATCGGGAGGACGTTCAAAGGTGGTGGTACTTACGTTACCACCAAAGGAAAACGCCAGAGGATGCCCCTTATGGGCTGGGAACACCTTAACAGGGGAGTAAAAGAAAAGAATTGGGCCTTCCTCCGATAA
- a CDS encoding TIGR00375 family protein codes for MQVDADLHIHSRYSKAVSKAMTIPNLAENARFKGLGLVGTGDILNPKWEGELLKYTKEVAEGTYERKGIRFILTAEVEDNRRVHHVLIFPNIDAVREMREKLRPYSADIDSEGRPHVNLRASEIADLASDLGVLIGPAHAFTPWTSLYKEYDSLKDAYDGAKIQFLELGLSADSEMADRIKAHHRLTYLSNSDAHSPMPHRLGREFNRFEIQEATFEEIRRAILKRGGRRIVLNAGLDPRLGKYHLTACSRCYTKYSPEEARAFKWKCPKCGGRIKKGVHDRIMELADTDERPKDRPPYLKLAPLAEIIAMVIGKGVETKSVRVIWERFLREFGSEIKVLVDVPVEALAEVHEEVAKAIWAYRNEKLIVIPGGGGKYGEIRLPEEIRNVKIEELENIEVEVQVEEYRPKQRSLMSFLKPK; via the coding sequence ATGCAGGTTGATGCCGACCTTCACATTCATTCCAGATACTCAAAGGCCGTCTCGAAGGCGATGACCATTCCGAACCTCGCCGAAAACGCGCGCTTCAAGGGGCTAGGTCTGGTTGGAACCGGAGACATACTCAACCCGAAGTGGGAGGGTGAACTGCTTAAATACACGAAGGAAGTTGCCGAGGGCACCTACGAGCGGAAGGGAATCCGATTCATCCTCACCGCGGAGGTCGAGGATAACAGGAGGGTTCACCACGTTCTTATCTTCCCAAACATAGACGCTGTAAGAGAAATGAGGGAGAAACTGCGGCCGTATTCTGCTGATATAGACTCCGAGGGAAGACCGCACGTGAATCTCCGAGCGTCAGAGATAGCCGACCTGGCCAGCGACCTCGGCGTTCTCATCGGGCCGGCCCACGCCTTCACTCCCTGGACAAGCCTCTACAAGGAGTACGACTCTCTGAAAGATGCTTACGATGGGGCGAAGATTCAGTTCCTAGAACTCGGCCTCTCGGCGGATTCGGAGATGGCGGACAGAATAAAGGCCCACCACAGACTAACGTACCTCAGCAACAGCGATGCGCACTCCCCCATGCCCCACAGGCTCGGAAGGGAGTTCAACCGCTTTGAAATCCAGGAGGCCACCTTCGAGGAGATTAGGAGGGCGATACTGAAGCGCGGAGGGAGGAGGATAGTTCTCAACGCAGGCCTCGACCCGAGGCTCGGAAAGTACCATCTCACCGCCTGTTCGAGGTGTTACACGAAATATTCTCCCGAGGAGGCGAGGGCATTCAAATGGAAGTGCCCGAAGTGCGGCGGGAGGATAAAGAAGGGAGTTCACGACAGGATAATGGAGCTTGCCGACACCGACGAGAGGCCGAAGGACAGGCCACCCTACCTCAAGCTCGCCCCCCTGGCGGAGATAATAGCGATGGTTATCGGAAAAGGGGTTGAAACAAAATCGGTGAGGGTTATCTGGGAGCGCTTTCTGAGGGAGTTCGGGAGCGAAATAAAAGTTCTCGTCGATGTGCCGGTGGAGGCCCTCGCGGAGGTTCACGAGGAGGTCGCAAAAGCCATCTGGGCCTACCGCAACGAAAAACTCATCGTTATTCCAGGCGGCGGCGGGAAGTACGGTGAGATAAGACTGCCCGAGGAGATTAGAAACGTAAAAATCGAAGAGCTGGAGAACATAGAGGTTGAAGTGCAGGTGGAGGAGTACAGACCAAAGCAGAGGAGCCTCATGTCTTTTCTCAAACCTAAGTGA
- a CDS encoding chloride channel protein: MDPKTRAYIKKWGIVIGFSIISGIVGGLGAVVFRVMIAFVYRIFFETLLPVISYEIAGLNLGYILLPTLGALLVAFLITESPEIRGNGIPEVIEVIVFKGGNIPGRFAVLKITATAITIGSGGSVGREGPIGFIGAALTSIMARWFGLSKEMKKLLVTCGLAAGIAGTFNTPLAGAMFALEVVYMGAFSINLVPIFIAAVTGNAVTMAILNKAMEIEVPGGISTTLPELPLFFVLGVSLGALAAAYAKFIYSLIDSFSKSRLPEMSKPVIGGFGVGLLGMMFPTYGIFGTGYEGMRLAFYGELTVGLLIVLGLVKMLATALTVGSGQSGGIFAPSLYIGTMFGAAFGTVINALFPSLHANPAVYALAGMAAFFSGLTQAPLTQILMVTELTRSYAVLPAVMTSATIGFLTARFFLNGESIYTLKLIRKGYHIRTGRPVILETISVGEVMSRKPVYVTEDMSLFEVEDLIGETGHDCFPVVNENMEVVGVIGTKDLLKKSNSVKKMNVGRFLRKSYAVTYPIETAEEAFEKLMAHDQNLLPVVEDPGSKKLIGVVTKRDIYRAYYLGLEGMYIE, from the coding sequence ATGGACCCAAAAACACGGGCGTATATCAAAAAGTGGGGCATAGTAATTGGGTTCTCCATAATCTCGGGCATAGTTGGGGGACTTGGAGCGGTCGTGTTCAGGGTTATGATAGCCTTTGTGTATCGGATCTTTTTCGAGACCCTTCTCCCCGTGATTTCATACGAGATCGCGGGACTGAACCTCGGATACATCCTGCTCCCAACGCTCGGTGCCCTTCTGGTGGCCTTTCTCATCACCGAGTCTCCGGAGATAAGGGGCAACGGAATCCCGGAGGTCATTGAGGTGATCGTATTCAAGGGGGGCAACATTCCCGGGAGGTTCGCGGTTTTAAAGATAACCGCGACGGCAATAACCATAGGCTCAGGGGGCAGCGTTGGAAGGGAGGGGCCGATAGGTTTCATAGGCGCCGCGCTGACCTCAATAATGGCGCGCTGGTTCGGTCTCTCAAAGGAGATGAAGAAGCTCCTCGTCACCTGTGGCCTGGCGGCGGGAATAGCGGGGACCTTCAACACCCCCCTGGCAGGGGCCATGTTCGCCCTTGAAGTGGTTTACATGGGAGCCTTTTCAATAAACCTCGTGCCAATTTTCATAGCGGCTGTTACGGGGAACGCCGTCACCATGGCCATTCTCAACAAGGCAATGGAGATCGAAGTGCCCGGGGGAATCAGCACCACCCTTCCAGAACTCCCGCTCTTTTTTGTACTCGGTGTTTCCCTCGGGGCCCTGGCGGCAGCCTACGCGAAGTTCATCTACTCCCTCATAGACTCATTCTCCAAATCAAGGCTCCCCGAGATGTCCAAGCCGGTGATCGGCGGCTTTGGAGTCGGCCTGCTTGGAATGATGTTTCCCACCTACGGCATCTTCGGCACCGGCTACGAGGGAATGAGGCTGGCTTTCTACGGTGAGCTAACCGTGGGCCTTCTCATCGTCCTCGGGCTGGTCAAGATGCTCGCAACGGCCTTGACAGTGGGTTCGGGACAGAGCGGCGGCATTTTTGCTCCGAGCCTGTACATAGGAACCATGTTCGGGGCTGCCTTTGGGACGGTGATAAACGCCCTCTTCCCCTCCCTTCATGCGAACCCAGCAGTCTACGCGCTGGCGGGGATGGCCGCCTTCTTCAGCGGCCTGACGCAAGCGCCCCTGACCCAGATACTGATGGTGACGGAACTCACGAGGAGTTACGCTGTTCTCCCCGCGGTGATGACGTCCGCGACCATAGGCTTCCTGACGGCCAGGTTCTTCCTCAATGGGGAGTCAATATACACCCTCAAACTCATCAGGAAGGGTTACCACATACGAACCGGAAGGCCCGTTATTCTCGAGACGATATCCGTGGGGGAGGTCATGAGCAGGAAACCCGTTTACGTGACGGAGGACATGAGTCTCTTCGAGGTCGAGGACTTGATAGGGGAAACGGGCCACGACTGCTTCCCCGTCGTTAACGAGAATATGGAAGTGGTGGGCGTTATAGGGACAAAGGACCTCCTCAAGAAGTCAAACTCCGTTAAGAAGATGAATGTGGGGCGCTTTCTCAGGAAATCCTATGCCGTTACCTACCCCATTGAGACCGCTGAGGAGGCCTTTGAAAAGCTCATGGCCCACGACCAGAACCTCCTCCCGGTGGTGGAGGACCCGGGGAGCAAGAAGCTCATCGGAGTGGTAACCAAAAGGGACATATACCGCGCCTATTACCTTGGACTGGAGGGCATGTACATAGAATGA
- the galT gene encoding galactose-1-phosphate uridylyltransferase, which translates to MRELRFNPLTGQWVMVSAVRKERPWRPEGFCPFCPGNEETGYGWEVLLLPNRFPMLDFSAPRPEKGGFYRKARALGQCSVIVETPEHDLNDLDELSEDAMLRVVELWKNVTGELKNNPRVAYLAIFRNKGEEIGVSLTHPHGQLYALPFIPLKARLKVENSRAYFERSGECLFCRVLKEELGGERLIYENENFTVFLPFFASWPFEVHIYPKRHVQWLTQLAGTELRDLADALRVTAGTLNAVLNRQMPYSMMLFQAPFKGAYPFYHLHIEFYPLLRDNGKVKYAAGIETGLWDFTYDGVPEENARKLRRACLRAAKRANARGRCFT; encoded by the coding sequence ATGAGGGAGTTACGCTTCAACCCCCTGACCGGTCAGTGGGTGATGGTCTCGGCGGTGAGAAAGGAACGGCCCTGGCGCCCGGAGGGCTTCTGCCCCTTCTGTCCCGGGAACGAGGAAACAGGTTACGGGTGGGAGGTTCTCCTTCTACCCAACCGCTTCCCCATGCTGGACTTCAGTGCGCCCAGGCCGGAAAAGGGGGGCTTTTACAGGAAAGCCCGGGCGCTGGGACAGTGCAGCGTGATAGTTGAGACGCCGGAGCACGACCTCAACGACCTCGACGAGCTATCTGAAGATGCCATGCTCCGCGTTGTCGAATTATGGAAAAACGTAACTGGGGAATTAAAGAACAACCCGAGAGTTGCCTACCTTGCCATATTCCGGAACAAAGGGGAGGAGATAGGCGTCAGCCTAACACACCCGCACGGCCAGCTCTACGCGCTTCCATTCATCCCCCTGAAGGCAAGGCTTAAGGTGGAAAACTCCAGGGCGTATTTTGAACGCAGTGGAGAGTGCCTCTTCTGCAGGGTTTTGAAGGAGGAACTTGGTGGTGAGCGGCTTATTTACGAAAACGAAAACTTCACGGTCTTTCTGCCCTTCTTCGCCAGCTGGCCCTTTGAGGTCCACATCTACCCAAAGAGGCACGTCCAGTGGCTGACCCAGCTGGCCGGGACGGAGCTTCGCGATCTTGCTGATGCCCTCCGGGTGACGGCGGGAACTTTAAACGCGGTTCTAAACAGGCAGATGCCCTACTCCATGATGCTCTTCCAGGCGCCATTCAAGGGAGCCTACCCCTTCTACCATCTCCACATAGAGTTCTACCCGCTCCTTAGGGACAACGGCAAGGTCAAATACGCCGCCGGGATAGAGACCGGCCTCTGGGACTTCACCTACGACGGCGTTCCAGAGGAGAACGCCCGGAAGTTGAGGAGGGCATGCCTCAGGGCTGCGAAAAGGGCAAATGCAAGGGGCAGATGTTTCACTTAG
- a CDS encoding lysylphosphatidylglycerol synthase transmembrane domain-containing protein produces the protein MLESLVDSAEQYFSVVSTASLGYLALAFLTYYVSVVIYGIRWKLVLRGVGRDAPLRELVKAILASIFMNNVTPLSRSGGELLRMAWVSKRANIPTGVSAVSIIYERILETIPVFALFLVGMSYFSSGEPLPFVLLGIAGILLIWVKWDSFVRLSLRLFRTSVTEGELERITSLRRMHNLNLIAILLSSTIWLLDVARLKLITLAFGLDLAWSFIAVISVANLLFGLVAFTPGGIGIIEGGLIGTLTYFGIPMALALSITLLERFVSYVASSIVGFAVLLTSGGVEIWKALKSQ, from the coding sequence ATGCTGGAGAGCCTTGTGGATTCCGCGGAACAGTACTTTTCGGTTGTGAGCACCGCATCTCTCGGTTACCTAGCCCTTGCTTTCCTGACATACTACGTCAGTGTCGTCATATACGGAATCCGTTGGAAGCTTGTCCTGAGGGGAGTTGGAAGGGACGCCCCTCTCAGGGAGCTTGTGAAGGCCATTCTAGCGTCGATATTCATGAACAACGTCACCCCGCTGAGCAGGAGCGGCGGCGAGCTCCTCAGGATGGCATGGGTGTCAAAGAGGGCAAACATTCCAACGGGGGTCTCGGCGGTGAGCATAATCTACGAGAGGATTCTTGAGACGATCCCTGTCTTCGCCCTCTTCCTTGTGGGCATGAGCTACTTCTCGTCGGGGGAGCCACTCCCCTTCGTCCTCCTTGGGATAGCGGGAATACTGCTGATATGGGTCAAATGGGACTCCTTCGTGAGGCTCTCGCTCCGGCTCTTCAGAACCAGCGTGACCGAGGGAGAGCTGGAGAGGATAACCTCCTTAAGGAGGATGCACAACCTCAACCTGATCGCCATACTCCTGAGTTCGACCATCTGGCTCCTTGACGTCGCCAGACTGAAGCTCATAACCCTCGCCTTCGGTCTCGACCTGGCGTGGAGCTTCATAGCGGTCATATCCGTGGCCAACCTGCTCTTCGGCCTGGTGGCCTTCACTCCCGGGGGGATTGGTATAATCGAGGGCGGCCTCATAGGGACGCTCACGTACTTCGGAATCCCGATGGCGCTGGCCCTCTCCATCACCCTGCTGGAGCGCTTCGTCTCCTACGTGGCAAGCAGTATCGTTGGCTTTGCAGTGCTGCTCACCTCCGGAGGGGTTGAAATATGGAAGGCCTTAAAATCGCAATAG
- a CDS encoding cation:proton antiporter yields METVTWLLFAIGVSLILAKIGDSLIERYELPGVLGELLMGMILGNLVYFGIVAPEYLPIVSGEGFTTDMTVIANFLAKLGIIFLLFLGALDADLDQLKKTGITATISTVLGVFIPLFLGWFALVEMGYPSREAFAGGVLLTATSIGLTVRVMMDLGVLKSEVGAASLSASVMDDFLGIALVIFAVGSGSLIELSAKIVAFFVITGVIWWFLAEHYLRFAEKLHVEKGILGMIMGMMFLFAALAEGWFAAAIEGAFMMGLVLSKLPEGRRLMEDVRAIGYGLLIPFFFVHTGAMLNLTVFENANALILAAVLTVVAVFGKVFGRGFGAWMTAWGRGRDFLFTKKNLWMSLQMGIGSVPRTEVALVDLMVAIHGGAISPEHASEFIAATLIFITVSVLITPPLLKWAFRAEIEEAKAAKAAQKVERIQETKERIRELKGSS; encoded by the coding sequence ATGGAGACAGTAACGTGGCTGCTGTTTGCAATAGGCGTCTCACTCATCCTGGCAAAGATTGGGGACTCATTAATCGAGCGCTATGAGCTTCCCGGCGTCCTGGGAGAGCTTCTCATGGGTATGATACTCGGGAACCTCGTGTACTTTGGAATCGTTGCCCCGGAATACCTACCCATAGTCAGCGGCGAGGGCTTTACCACCGATATGACCGTTATTGCCAACTTCCTGGCAAAGCTGGGTATAATCTTCCTGCTCTTCCTCGGTGCCCTCGACGCGGACCTTGACCAGCTCAAGAAGACAGGGATTACGGCCACGATATCAACGGTTCTCGGCGTCTTCATCCCCCTGTTCCTGGGGTGGTTCGCCCTCGTAGAGATGGGATACCCCAGCAGGGAGGCCTTCGCGGGTGGAGTTCTCCTAACCGCCACGAGCATCGGTTTAACGGTCCGCGTCATGATGGATCTCGGTGTCCTCAAGAGCGAGGTGGGAGCCGCTTCGCTGAGTGCGAGCGTCATGGACGACTTCCTCGGCATAGCCCTCGTCATCTTTGCGGTCGGAAGCGGAAGCCTGATTGAACTGAGCGCGAAGATAGTGGCGTTCTTTGTGATAACCGGCGTTATATGGTGGTTCCTCGCAGAGCACTACCTCCGCTTTGCCGAGAAGCTCCACGTGGAGAAGGGAATTCTGGGCATGATAATGGGCATGATGTTCCTGTTCGCGGCTCTGGCAGAGGGCTGGTTTGCCGCTGCCATTGAGGGCGCCTTCATGATGGGCCTCGTGCTGTCCAAGCTCCCCGAAGGAAGGCGCCTTATGGAAGACGTCAGGGCCATCGGCTACGGCCTACTAATACCGTTCTTCTTCGTTCACACCGGTGCCATGCTTAACCTCACCGTCTTTGAGAACGCCAACGCGCTGATCCTCGCGGCAGTTTTGACTGTGGTGGCCGTCTTCGGAAAGGTCTTTGGAAGGGGTTTTGGAGCCTGGATGACGGCGTGGGGCCGCGGAAGGGACTTCCTGTTCACGAAGAAGAACCTCTGGATGTCCCTGCAGATGGGTATTGGCTCGGTCCCAAGGACTGAGGTGGCCCTCGTCGACCTAATGGTTGCTATACACGGCGGGGCAATAAGCCCCGAACATGCCTCCGAGTTCATAGCGGCTACGCTGATATTCATAACCGTCTCGGTCCTCATAACGCCACCTCTCCTGAAGTGGGCCTTCAGGGCTGAGATAGAGGAGGCAAAGGCAGCGAAAGCCGCCCAGAAGGTCGAGAGGATACAGGAGACGAAGGAGAGGATAAGGGAACTCAAGGGCTCTTCGTGA
- a CDS encoding glycosyltransferase family 4 protein encodes MEGLKIAIASDWFYPKVGGIESHIDELARNLLSHGHEPYVITHDYRYMKPYVDSFPYRVVRFPSMLYFKKYHVSIGYGQFWKINEFYKKIDFDVTHIHSIYSPLAVGVSKISRGIRGVPVVATNHSFYGKPPLNFLIGPFVRHHLKRIDTFIAVSTPVAEDTRNLLEGGLNGRPVIVVPNGIDTRKWRPPEPEEREKARRELGVRDEVVILYLGRMTERKQAHRIPFMVREALRKSGLPMRKLKLIMIGNGPMRPALEKNLRETGIGQITELYDFMERGRLLPLYWAADLVLMPGILEAFPVVGLEAMATGNPVIGRNESGLSDMILNGKTGLLALSENGMAENLAKVLTDRELLVTMGLEARKKAEKEFSWGVVLKKLLRIYLMTMKMRDQVDRLYLTYKLMRRLG; translated from the coding sequence ATGGAAGGCCTTAAAATCGCAATAGCGAGCGACTGGTTCTACCCCAAGGTCGGCGGGATCGAATCGCACATCGATGAACTCGCCCGCAACCTTCTCTCCCACGGACACGAGCCGTACGTGATAACCCACGACTATCGATACATGAAACCGTACGTTGACAGCTTTCCCTACCGTGTTGTCAGGTTCCCCTCCATGCTTTACTTCAAGAAATACCACGTCAGCATTGGCTATGGCCAGTTCTGGAAGATAAACGAGTTCTACAAGAAAATCGACTTCGATGTGACCCATATCCACAGCATCTACTCGCCCCTCGCCGTGGGGGTCTCGAAGATATCCCGGGGCATCAGGGGTGTGCCCGTGGTGGCCACCAACCACTCCTTCTATGGAAAACCCCCCCTCAATTTTCTCATCGGGCCCTTCGTCAGGCACCACCTGAAAAGGATAGACACGTTCATAGCGGTCAGCACCCCTGTGGCGGAGGACACCCGCAACCTGCTGGAGGGCGGGCTGAATGGCCGTCCGGTCATTGTCGTCCCGAACGGGATAGACACCAGAAAATGGCGGCCTCCGGAACCTGAAGAGAGGGAGAAGGCACGCCGGGAACTCGGAGTTAGAGACGAAGTAGTGATTCTGTACCTCGGGAGAATGACCGAGCGCAAGCAGGCCCACAGAATACCGTTCATGGTCAGGGAAGCCCTGAGGAAGAGCGGCCTCCCCATGAGGAAGCTGAAGCTCATTATGATAGGGAACGGTCCCATGAGGCCAGCCCTGGAGAAGAACCTCCGCGAAACGGGAATCGGCCAGATAACCGAACTCTACGACTTTATGGAACGCGGGCGGCTTCTCCCCCTCTACTGGGCGGCGGATTTAGTTCTGATGCCCGGTATCCTCGAGGCGTTTCCGGTCGTGGGTCTGGAGGCCATGGCAACTGGAAACCCCGTCATAGGAAGAAACGAGAGCGGCCTATCGGATATGATTCTGAATGGAAAAACCGGACTCCTCGCCCTAAGCGAGAATGGGATGGCCGAGAACCTAGCAAAGGTGCTCACGGACAGAGAACTACTCGTGACCATGGGACTTGAGGCGAGAAAGAAGGCGGAGAAGGAGTTCTCCTGGGGGGTCGTGCTGAAAAAGCTCCTCAGGATATACCTCATGACGATGAAGATGAGGGACCAGGTGGACAGGTTGTATCTGACCTACAAGCTCATGAGGAGGCTCGGCTGA
- a CDS encoding polysaccharide deacetylase family protein, whose translation MLVSITFDVEHDCPPYLSTTRGMEEGLPKLLDLMAEKHIKATFFFTAEMARRFPELVKRVIDEGHELGSHNYNHERLDKLSRDEGKRAIEKSLNVLREFGDVVSFRAPNLQFPDYYYEILERNGVLVDSSKATYKGYRAGVKFFGDVLEVPASTTSSVIRLPWRFQRVIHSRLKEPRVYFAHPWEFVPMQNEKIRWDCRFNTGDKAIELLGRLIDHCKSQGARFLTMREYYEVYGKLKRE comes from the coding sequence ATGCTGGTGTCCATAACCTTCGACGTGGAGCACGACTGTCCCCCTTACCTGAGCACGACCCGGGGAATGGAGGAAGGCCTGCCAAAACTGCTCGACCTCATGGCGGAGAAGCACATTAAGGCGACATTCTTCTTCACCGCGGAGATGGCGAGGCGCTTTCCGGAGCTGGTGAAGAGGGTTATCGATGAAGGTCACGAGCTTGGCAGCCACAACTACAACCACGAGAGGCTCGACAAGCTGAGCAGGGATGAAGGAAAAAGGGCCATAGAGAAGTCCCTCAATGTGCTCAGGGAGTTCGGCGATGTGGTCTCGTTCCGTGCCCCAAACCTGCAGTTCCCAGATTACTATTATGAAATACTGGAAAGGAATGGTGTTCTCGTTGACTCATCGAAGGCAACCTACAAGGGCTACCGTGCCGGTGTAAAATTCTTTGGGGATGTGCTTGAGGTCCCGGCTTCGACCACCAGCTCCGTCATAAGGCTCCCCTGGCGATTTCAGAGGGTAATCCACTCCCGTTTGAAAGAGCCGAGGGTCTACTTCGCCCACCCATGGGAGTTCGTGCCGATGCAGAATGAAAAGATACGCTGGGACTGCAGGTTCAACACAGGAGATAAGGCAATAGAGCTGCTCGGAAGGCTCATAGACCACTGCAAGTCACAGGGCGCGAGGTTCCTCACCATGCGCGAGTACTACGAAGTCTACGGAAAGCTTAAACGTGAGTGA